A genomic region of Drosophila kikkawai strain 14028-0561.14 chromosome X, DkikHiC1v2, whole genome shotgun sequence contains the following coding sequences:
- the LOC108080226 gene encoding probable proteasome subunit beta type-2, with protein sequence MEAFLGIKGKDFVMLASVTMNTQQGMLQQECILHPLNKHSMMTVVAVADGKSLKFKKRILQHLGLFEVYNGHRLTLQAAVHYSSRNLLRFKRGHPNNQITIMIGGFDSINGPELHCIDYKGTVAAIPYGVRGSHPEFCDFLLQDLYKPNLDQELAYKALRSCAEKIKKKFVVNSFNFEVFVIQKEGTKRVTEEEFSKCDESLINN encoded by the exons atggaAGCATTTTTGGGTATTAAAGGAAAAGATTTCGTGATGCTGGCATCGGTAACGATGAATACTCAACAGGGAATGCTGCAGCAAGAGT gCATATTGCATCCCCTGAACAAACACTCTATGATGACGGTCGTGGCAGTGGCGGACGGCAAGTCGcttaaattcaagaaaagaaTCCTCCAACACCTGGGATTGTTTGAGGTATACAATGGTCATAGGTTGACCCTCCAGGCAGCGGTGCACTACTCCAGCAGAAACCTTTTAAGGTTCAAGCGGGGTCATCCCAATAATCAGATTACAATAATGATTGGCGGATTCGATTCCATCAATGGTCCAGAGTTGCATTGCATCGATTATAAAGGCACGGTGGCTGCCATACCATACGGCGTACGTGGCTCGCATCCGGAATTCTGTGATTTTCTCCTCCAGGACCTCTACAAGCCGAATCTTGACCAGGAATTGGCCTATAAGGCCCTCAGAAGCTGTGctgaaaaaatcaagaagaaaTTTGTGGTTAATTCGTTCAATTTCGAGGTGTTTGTAATCCAAAAAGAAGGCACCAAAAGGGTCACTGAGGAGGAGTTTTCCAAATGTGATGAAAgtcttataaataattaa